The window TCTTGTGTCCGAATCAAATGTAATAGCAGGTCCAAAGGACCGCTAAAATCGTCCAAGGAAATTGTTAATTTTTTATCGTTCACGCAAACAATTTTAGCATTCAAATAGTTTAATTTGCCCGTGGATGAAACCTGTCATACTGTTCCCTTAAATGTTTTTGACTGACATGTGTATATATTTGTGTTGTACTGATATCAGAATGGCCCAATAATTCTTGAACGATTCTTAAATCGGCACCATTTTCCAACAAATGTGTTGCAAAAGAATGGCGTAAGGTGTGAGGACTGATATTTTTATTAATACCAGATTTAATAGCAATTTCCTTAACAAGTTTAAAAATTCCCTGTCGAGAAATCCGATAACCATGATCATTGACAAATAAATATGGACTTTCTCTGTCCTTAAGCAAAATCGGTCTTGATTCTCTGAAATATTTAGAAATATAAAGCAAAGAAATCTCGCCAATAGGAACTATTCGTTGTTTTTGCCCTTTTCCGATAGTTGTGATTAAGCCTAATTCGTCATGAAGATCAGCCAGTTTTAAATTACAGATTTCGGAAACTCGAAAACCGGTTGCATACATCGTTTCTAATAAAGCTCGATTTCTTAATCCTAGAATTGTGGAAATATCAGGAACTGACAAAACAGCTTCAATTTCTGTAGCTGTCAAAACTTGTGGCAAATGAGAATTTTTCTTTGGCGTAGTGACTTTTAGCATTGGATCAATTTTAATTTGTTGATCATCAGTAAGATA of the Oenococcus sp. UCMA 16435 genome contains:
- the xerD gene encoding site-specific tyrosine recombinase XerD, with the translated sequence MLTKKSQFENILLDYTRYLRTERGLLENSIKSYKQDLSEFGSYIQKENIFLANVDRFTILDWLNSLQNDGKSNNSIVHMVSSLRKFFAYLTDDQQIKIDPMLKVTTPKKNSHLPQVLTATEIEAVLSVPDISTILGLRNRALLETMYATGFRVSEICNLKLADLHDELGLITTIGKGQKQRIVPIGEISLLYISKYFRESRPILLKDRESPYLFVNDHGYRISRQGIFKLVKEIAIKSGINKNISPHTLRHSFATHLLENGADLRIVQELLGHSDISTTQIYTHVSQKHLREQYDRFHPRAN